The genomic region AAGTAAAATTTCtaactttataaaaaaaaaattaaataaaatgaaacaaatgaatgatataataatagacAGAATAGTAATAAGAACAATAATTCTATTTCCTTTTGTGGATGGTATgtatatgtctacatttttatatttagttctattttgcatatgttcATTACGTGCATTTCTAAAATCTTCTAATGCATCACAATAATGACTTTAGTACCATCTTCATATATCTTTATGTATGTTTAATAagaatttgaacattttcGATCATATTTacattccttatttttttggggggcgGGGTTCAATTGATgctttatatacataaaaatccTTTTATATTGTAACCAGTTCATCaagctttatatatatttcacatTTAACATCCACTTTATGCTcgttatatattaacaaatcgAATATATTCCCAtgatacaattttttaagttcacGGTACAGTGATAAGGTAGTGAAAccagaaagtaaattattaattacatgGTCATATAACAATAGATTAATTattacaacattttggtatatctagaaattgaaatttttgttgtacataatttaaatatttcttaaaTATTGAACACCCCTTTATAAAACCTTATTGCCGAAACTACTTTGTATTAGAATCGAATTGAAAACAAATAGAGTCTTcccatattttattaatagaaTATGCATCTTtagtattgttataataggtgtctttatatttaatatatgaatttacaaatatatactatgcaaagaaaaaatagtagaaaaaaagaaccataaaagtatttagtatattgaacacatatttttatgaattcttaaaaatataaaatacttaaatgttacaaattatattaatttttttttaaatgaaataaaaaatataaaaacaatatgaatataaaaattttactgctataatatacataattgaaaaaaaaaacatattagATAAATTGCACTTGTCGTTTTCacgataattattattaacaacTTTATTTCAATAATAACTTAATTTAAAGTTCAGAATAATTCttatagaatatatattatacatgcTAAAATTTACctgtattatatatgaattattt from Plasmodium cynomolgi strain B DNA, scaffold: 1161, whole genome shotgun sequence harbors:
- a CDS encoding CYIR protein (putative;~vir-type antigen), coding for MHILLIKYGKTLFVFNSILIQSSFGNKIYQNVVIINLLLYDHVINNLLSGFTTLSLYRELKKLYHGNIFDLLIYNEHKVDVKCEIYIKLDELVTI